One segment of Palaemon carinicauda isolate YSFRI2023 chromosome 35, ASM3689809v2, whole genome shotgun sequence DNA contains the following:
- the LOC137627600 gene encoding uncharacterized protein: protein MVRQHFNQGVKTKIWLLCITCLWSRAINLKLCFDMTVPTFLRALQLHIWEYGTPQLCFSDMGSQIVAGTNLISDFLRDPDTVQYLQEHGMRAVEFEQYYKGCNQLGSLVESCVKLVKRPIYGSVRNTVLNSLDFEFLIAETVHLVNRRPIAFHESLRDNNPNEVIPAAITPEILLKGYELVSLSIIPNLQPLPDSDPSWTPSKDPIEHIKDSYSKLRKSRSCLKDIYNSEFLAKLVHQATNVGSRYKPVSHKNLQVGDIVLLKDVHLKPANYPMGIVKSVQMNSIGETTGATVMKGNKERVNRHSSSLIPLLIINEYSHSKVVHRQEDEHSNEDLALKRPKRLAALKGVRKTKNLYLHGDA from the coding sequence atggtccgtcaacacttcaaccaaggggttaaaacaaaaatttggttgctttgtataacgtgtttgtggtctcgagctataaatttaaaattatgctttgacatgactgtacccacattcttgagagcacttcagttacatatatgggagtatggtactccacaattgtgcttttcagatatgggatctcaaattgttgcaggtactaatttaatttctgattttttaagggacccagatactgtacaatatctacaggaacatggaatgagggctgtagaatttgagcaatactacaaaggctgtaaccaacttggatcacttgtggaaagctgtgttaaattagttaaaagacctatatatggttcagttcgaaatactgtattgaattctcttgattttgagtttcttatagcagagactgtacatttagttaatcgcaggccaattgcttttcatgagtctttaagagataataatccaaatgaagtcattcctgctgcaataactccggaaattttgctaaagggctatgaattggtctctttgagcatcattcctaatttgcaacctcttccagattctgacccttcatggactccttccaaggatccaatagagcatattaaggacagttatagtaaattgcgaaagtctcgttcatgtttaaaagacatttataactctgaatttcttgcaaaacttgtgcatcaagccactaatgtgggttctagatacaagccagtatcgcacaagaatttgcaagttggtgatatagttttactaaaagatgttcatttgaaacctgcaaattatccaatgggaatcgttaaaagcgttcagatgaactcaattggtgaaaccactggtgcaacagtaatgaagggaaacaaagaaagagtaaatagacactcttcatcattaattcctctactgattattaatgaatattctcattctaaagtagtgcataggcaagaggatgagcattccaatgaggatcttgcattaaagaggcctaaaagattggctgctttgaaaggcgtacgaaaaacgaaaaatctttatcttcatggagatgcttaa